The DNA segment CGATATGGAATTTCGAGCTTAACTCCAAAACAGATTAGCAGCCTGGCTAGCTCAATCGGTAGAGCGTTTGACTCTTATTAAGAGAAGCGATCAAAAGGTTGCGGGTTCGACCCCCGCGTCGGGTTTCTATTTTTTTCGTATCATGAAAACTTTAAAAAACGCCTcgatttgaaaattttttagTGATACTATTCTAACCTCATATTAAGTAATTACTCTCTAGTAGCCCCtaatttcattgatattctttCTGAAATTAGTAGGGATAAATAAGACATATTCGGGCACAATTATTTCACAAACAGATTAGCAGCCTGGCTAGCTCAATCGGTAGAGCGTTTGACTCTTATTAAGAGAAGCGATCAAAAGGTTGCGGGTTCGACCCCCGCGTCGGGTTACTATATTTTTTTCGTTTTCAATTACAACTTGATGTAATGCTTAGCATGTATTGTCTTAAAAtcttcatataattttgCTTTCGATGCatgatgatataataaGTTTTAGGGTATCATTAGTCTCGATCACTAAGGCTCCATAAGTAGaatctttttatttctttgacGTCCCTtctttgttgaaatattgtACTCCTTGTTTGATATCCATAATTTCTATTAGTCTCGGAATCCGCAATTAAAGGTCTTCATCGGTCTTTTACTGCTCGCTCTAGGATTCTAAACCACCCTGAATTTGGACAACTTCCTCTATGTCTTCAATTGCACCAATACATACGGCCAATGATCACTCAAAAGTTTAACGTTTTTATTGAAGActaaatcattatatattcCTTCAAATGTTGCTTAATAACCATCAAATCATTATGCATTTCTCCAAATGTTACTGAATATGTAAGGAAAGCGGGTACTATTATAGtaattatttatctttgtaaattatattcttaaGACCAAGTAGAACCTATCTTCTTATTCTTAGCTACCTAACTAACTTTTGCTACCTATAATTAGTTCCTAATTTCCTTCCTTTCTTTCGTTTATCCAGACTGAGTGAACAATCACCTTTATTTATAAACCAATTCCATGATGAATAACATTTGCAACACGGCATATAAATAGTACATATATGTATACTAGTGTTCGCTTACAGAATAATGTTGAGATATCATAGACAAAGACAGCTCTTCAGTAGTTTTGTATACCAGCAAAACAGATTAGCAGCCTGGCTAGCTCAATCGGTAGAGCGTTTGACTCTTATTAAGAGAAGCGATCAAAAGGTTGCGGGTTCGACCCCCGCGTCGGGttactatttttttttcgtttTCAATCTCAACTATATAGTTGTTGATATGAAGAGTCAACCTAGTACAGTGAATAAGTATTGAAAGTTCTATTAATTACCATATAAATAACCATCTTCTAATAACCAAGAAGATGGTACCGTTCGCTTTATACATTATATAACCGGCTATAACATGTTAATCGATAACAAAGCATATTACAATAGGCCCGGGCAAGAccatttcattttctgaAGACTCAAATACAATATCACAGACAAAGTTGCgatcattattaataatatgatACTCAATTTTTCTAGAAAGTTATTTGGGAGCTTGAGTTTGCACTCTTGTCTCTTGGgaacttcttctttcttttgagTATTGTTTGAAAAATCCATGTTGGACGATGGATTTCTCGAAGAACTATATTTTCGGCAATCCGCTGGTGCTAAGTCACCTATAAAATAAGGCTTTAGCATTTGAAATGCATCATCCGAATGTGCAACATCTTCAAAAGCCTCTGTAGCATCCACTCCCCCACAATCAAGAAGGATTTCAGCACTTCCGGGATGCTTGGATGTGAAACTCGTAACATCATATAccttattatatattacCATCCATAAGTCATTGGAACTATCATGACTTTTGATTTCGTCTAGTGTAAATGTTTGGTGAGGTCTTCCCATCTCCTGGCCTTTTTCCTGATACCTTCGACTTGTCATATCATCTGCCTTCCCTTTCCATCAATTTTAATAGAACAAACTTGTCAAAAACTCCCTATTCGTTGCAATAACTAGAAAATACTTCACCATATATCAACTAATTTTTAGAAACGactgaaattgaagaataatcACGTCACGTGTAATATTGGTAACTTTTCACCAGAAACAGGATTCTGAACAGGATCAACAACAGTCATTAGGGTATCCAATAGTGGTTTCAACGTATATTATATCATACGAGACACAAGGGAAATGAGTTATTATAATAGGAActcatcgtcatcgtctTCGGTTTTGCCATCTTCAAGGAAGACGCATTCAGAAAAACACAAACAAATCTTGAagcaattattgaaagagcACGCAAATAAGACTTGTGTTGATTGTAAGACAGCCACACATCCTAGATGGGCGTCATGGAGTCTCGGGTGTTTTATGTGTATAAGATGTTCAGGTATTCACAGAAGCATGGGCACCCATATTTCCAAGGTGAAATCAGTTGATTTGGATGCGTGGACGGACGAGCAGGTTGAACTGATGATAAAATGGggaaatgaaaaatgtaACATATACTGGGAATCGAAGTTGCCGGATGGATATGTTCCAGACCAActgaaaattgataattttattcgTACCAAGtatgatttgaagaaatggGTTTCGTCGACGACGATTCCAAATCCATTATCTATTAAGGCGTCTGGCAGTCAAAATGCTGGATTGACTACTGCACAACATACCAGTGAATCACATAAATCGAAAAATTCCGATTTGGGGTCTGCAGATCTCTTATCTGGTCATAGTTCTAAAATTGAGCCTCACGGATCATTAttggatgatgattttggcTCTTTCACTTCTTCCCCATCACCTAAGGCAAGTACTCCAGTAACGTCTACAAGAAACACAACGGCtttgaaatcaaatcaGCAGAGGAGTAACTCGACTACGCAACAGAAATTGCCGACCGAAAATACAAGCGATGGCGCAGGAATCCAATCGGCACAATCTACTGGAGGATCGTTTTCAAATACTAGACCAGATTTAAAAAAGTCCATTTTGTCATTATACTCCTCGCCGAAATCATCTAGTTCGAGTTTCATTCAGCCACAGCATAATTCACAAGCTCAGCCTAACATGCAAGCATCTGTGAACTCATtatctaattcattaagCGGGcttgattttaataattcaaatacatcaacaaatttcaatgtttcATCAATTCCTTCAAGAACCTCACTGGCTTCTCAATCAGCTTCTCAACAACCACATGCTAGACCGGAAGCACAAACCACCAACTGGAATAACGAATGGACAGATGCTAATGAGTCCACCGCCAGTTTGAATAATCAGTGGCCAAATAGCGGTTCTTCTGGTACCCATGGAGCTAAGACCACCTCGCTAAACAGTACTAATTTAGACGATGATTTGTTCAAGAACGTTTGGAGTTGATATATAGCTTACAGCAAGTCGATTGGAATGAATATGTTATATAAACGTATATATACTACTACTACATAGATAAGATTAGCAAGATAAGATTAGCAAGATTAATGTCCACCAGTAGTAGGTAAACCAACATAAACCTTGAAAGAATCGTAAATAAGCCATTGGAAACCAGTCAATGTACCAATCATTACAATTCTGACAGGCAAACCGTTCCAGACACCTGCAAACCCTATCTTGTTATAAATTCTACCTAAGGCTTGTCCAACACTTTCAGTTGGCTTCTTGTCAGCGTTAATCTTAGAAACCATCACATCAGCAGGGTGGGATATAACAGCACAGAAAATACCAGCGATGTAACCCCCTAAGAATGAGACACCGGTTTGTTGTACTGGAGTATAATCAGAAGGCTTTTTGCCCAAATACTTGTATATTTGTTCAACTGTCTTTTCAAAACTTGCAAACTTAACCATGGTGTATGGAATCTGTCTAAACCATAAAGGAATTAATCCCTTGTATAACCCTCCAATACCTTCTGTAGCGGTGATCTTTGACCATCCATCCCAGACTGACGAAGCATATGGTGGAATAGTGGTTTGAGTCTTAACCTTGATCATTTCCCATGGACATAAAGCTATATCAGCTAAGAATTCTGCAGAGAACGAAGCTGCTAAAAATACCCCCGTTTTGTACTTGCTGTAATAATCAGGTCCTACAATATCACCGTAggttttcttgaaatattcataaaACCCGTACTTACCGGCACCTTGGAATGAATAACCAATGAACGTAGCACCGACACCAGTAAATATCGAATCCCCTTTCGTTTTCAAAATCGTTTTCCAACCTTGCATATTCGACTTGTACAACGAAGAATCAACTTGACGACGACATTTCACCAAATCTAACGGTGTGACTGACGAATGTGTTGGACCACATGCAATAATACCACCAATTGTACAAGCAGCATAGTATTCTTTGGAGAATAACTCGATTCCTCCTTTCTTGCCAGATCCTGTACCACTTCCGGAACCTCCTACCTTGTGAGAAAGTTGCTTGAGCTTATCAGTCGCTGGCTGGACAATTGCTTCAGCTAAATTATCACTACCcattttataatattcGTTTAATTATGTTTGAATTAATCagttaaaatataattcttgaaaattggCAGATTCACCTAGGCTTTATATTTTAGCCGGCACTGATAAAGTTGCTACCCAGTGCGGATCTGTCGCTTAGCAAATCTAGTAAAGACGCAAATATGCAATCTTCCTGGGACCAACTAATAAATCTACGGGTGTATTGGGTATTACAGATGATTGATATACAAAACAAGCTACATATTTTTACACATTCTAGAAATGTACCTGTTTAAAATTGTGAAAAGCTCGGTTTCTCTTACATCCCTTGGTGCAATCTATTTATTCACAAGCATTGAAGGTTGCAATTTGTGAATTTATGGAAAATTTACTCTGGTACTGACTAAGTTGGTAGTTTATGCATATTCTTGTAAATTGTCGTTTGTCTACGAAAGATGATTCTTGTGGATGGTGCAAGTCAATTGTACATAATACTGCATTTTTCAAGCAATTCTCGATTGACAGACTAGTTTAACGAAGTCTCACTCAGAATCCAGTATACATTACAAAAACGgacaaatatttgaatatatagGTCTAAAATAACAGCATACGTGGATACATAAGATGTTCATCTATAAGTTATTGACAGAAGGAACTCACAAGAAATAAGTCCGTTCGCACCGTCGGTTAATTTTTCCGACCCCGACATATTAAGCCGAATGAGCCATATACCGTTTTTGATCTGCAACTTGTAATACTACGACACGTAAGGTCACTACAATGAACATATATTGCAAAGCTATACAAGAGACAATGGGGAAGTAGCATGATTCAAGAACGAGCGACTTCCCATTTGACGTCGATGATACTGACTTCGGCATTGGCCTTTTCGTCGTAGTCGTACCATTCACCGTCACTCAAGTCAACATCATCAAAACGTGTAGTGGTTTCAGCACCACGGCATTCAAACTGGCCATCAGGGATAAACTCAACAAATTCGACTCCTCTGGCATCGATTTCCAATATTGGCACGAACTTACCGGTTTTCTCTATGGTCACTGTCTCCTTAGTTCTAGTAATCGAAGCCGAATGCTCGCCTTTACATTCACGACACCTGAACACGAAACTAGCCTCTCCTCTGGATCCGTCCATTTCGTGTTTTTCAAACCTGTTGATTGTCACCGGCTTTCCGTGAACCTGTCTACACGAAGTGCattgaatatgaaatgTGTATTCAAACGGATTCTCGGTGGTGTCTATTGGCTGTAAGTCGGTAACATTATCCAATTCTGCTGATGCTTTCAAAAAATACTTGACCATGATGTATATTCGTAAACAATTGTCGTTATCACAGGCGTTTACGAAGTATTTAGTCCTACATTATGGAAACCTATTTGTGCGAAGATCGAAATTTCACCGATTATCATTGCTCCAACTCATCGCAGATCTAACGTATATGTACgcttatatatattatatacttCTGATATGACATGACACGGGAATATCACGTCACGTCAGTATAGTACTCTTTTGATAGCCCTATGTATCTTCCGGTTTTTTGTATTCCCCCTATTTTTAGATCTGTCAATTTGCTTGATTCAGGTGTAGACAAGATTTCTGGGTCATATATGTCCAATTGTAAAATTTGACGCCAATAAAAAGAGAAACAGGCCTCCAACAAAATTGTACCAACAAATACCTCCAGTATACTATAACGGGCCCCATTAGATTCCAATTCTTCGTTATATAAGGATTCGGTGCCGTTGTATTGCAACTTGCAACACACACGACCTGTCTATACTTCAAAATTGCGAGGAAGGTTTTATTCAGTGAAATCTGACGTTTCTGATCAACAATTAGGCATCTAAAGGTTAGTTATTGAGTTATCAACATAGAGGACCAAGTAAttcattcaagaatttctAGCGGTTGAAAAGTTTGTTGGATTAGACAGCAAAAAATAGACGTTAAACCCTTTATATAGGGACTTGTAtacaaattaataatacGCATGGTTAACAGGAATCCTCGAGATTTGGAGGAGTTGTCGCTCACTCCAATAGAGAGGGACTTCTCAGATCGAGTGCAGGGCGAAGACTTAGAGTTTTGGGCATCGGATGAAGgcaaatatcaaataatacataaGGAAAACCAGCGTAATGCATTTCTGCCATCCAAGATATTATCTAAGTTCACGGCAACCCAGTTGGTGACAATGTCGGGGGCAGCGTCGGGATTTTTAGCGGGTGTGGTGGTTTGTCCGTTGGATGTTGTTAAAACGCGGTTTCAGGCCCATGGGGCGTTAGCTCAAAGCACAGGTAGTTTGGCAAGCAAGAAATATAGAGGCTTTCTAGGCGCCTTCAAGACGATATTGCGAGAAGAAGGTCTACGAGGATTATACAGAGGGTTAGTTCCTATAACGATTGGGTATTTACCTACCTGGACTATATACTTTACTGTGTACGAGCGGGCTAAGTTGTTCTATCCGGAATTTTTGAAGTCTCATTTCAACTTAGAAACTCATGCATTAAACCATTTCTGTTCAGCTTTGACGGCGGGAATGACATCTTCAATAGCGGTTAATCCAATTTGGGTTGTGAAAACTAGATTGATGATCCAGACAGGCTCCGGTAGTACAATTTATAACAATAACGCTGAAAACAAATCTGCTGCACAACCAAAGGTTGAAAGAACCTACTACAAAGGCACATTAGATGCAATTAGAACCATGtataaagaagaagggATCAGAGTCTTCTATAGTGGGCTTATTCCATCTTTGTTTGGCTTGTTACATGTTGGTATTCATTTTCCAGTGTATGAAAAGCTAAAATTGTGGCTCGAGTGTGATTTGAAATCCGCTTCAGCTGATGAACAAAAAAGTACCTTGGGAAGATTGATAGCCGCATCGTCAGTTTCCAAAATGATAGCAAGTACTATCACCTACCCTCATGAGATCCTCAGAACAAGAATGCAGATACAGTCTTCTAACAGGAATAAATCGGATAAGCAAAAAGGAaagttaattaattcaataataaaaatataccAGAAAGAGGGTCTTAAAGGCTTTTACGCGGGCTATGGTGTAAATTTAATTAGAACGGTACCTGCGAGTGCAGTCACATTGGTTAGTTTCGAATACTTTAAAACTTATTTATTAGAGATTAGTGGGAAACTATAGACATATAgcatttattcaatattattagcaTCATTACCAATTTGTTATCTATTTAGAAGTTTTatctattattataaattgtatattaattGTTAAATTATGTATTCGCTTTATCACTCCACGCGCGATCACAGATGTaaacttgaaaattctTGGATCATAAACATTaccatttctttcaaattatgGCCTAGCTATGAAGTTATCTTTTGTTAGAGCTGCTCTTATTTTCACTCTATTACCCTCAGCTTTAGGTAAACCAGCTGTTATAGGAAAAAGTGGATCACTTGAGCTGGTAGCTGATAGATTAGAAATAGAGAAGGAAGTTGTACCTGATATTAATGTTGTCGTGGAAAACAAGAAACCAAATAAGGAAGTAGACGGGGACACAAGCCCAGACTTAGAAAGTAAAAAGGTAAAGGAGGGTGTTActtcagaagaagaagggGAAGTGAATGTGGAACAAAAGGTAGTGGTTTCTGACGTAGAATTAcctgaagaattaaaattagcTGATTTTGCTCAATCTACTAGTGGCCAACTttcatttgttgaattttattcacCTTACTGCTCTCATTGTAAGCAATTAGCTCCAGTATGGGAAGCTACATATAAGGAGTTTTATCTTGAgatgaaagaattaaatattcaaatgaGACAGGTTAATTGTGTCGAGAGTGGTGACTTATGTGATAAGGAAAATGTTGATTCTTTTCCAAGTTTAAGGCTATACGTTCCAGATACCGATAAAGTTACAGGAGAACCAATTGAAGACAAGCTGAGATTTGTTGGTTCATTTCCCAGATCTCTAATGAGAACAGCTGACaattttaagaaatatatgaaGAATGCTGTCGCTGAATATGATTCGGGTGCGATAAATTTGCCTAGTTCATCACACTTATTAACTGtggatgaattattaaaggtTGTTGCTGGTGATATCGAACAAGCTCATTTTGTAGCCTTCTTCCCTTCAACTGATAAACAATGGAAAGAAAGTGATGCTCAAAGcaaaaatttatttccaTCCACATGTATCGATTGTTACGAATATAAACAAATTTGGGGTAGATTGtcaaatcaaatattgagTACGGTTAAGTCAGCCCACGTTAATTGTCGTTCTAACCCAAATAtttgtgaaaaattgggTTTCAGGGATTTGACTACTGGATCTGGAAGACCGAGACCTCCTAGATTTGCGATGTTT comes from the Debaryomyces hansenii CBS767 chromosome B complete sequence genome and includes:
- a CDS encoding DEHA2B09196p (weakly similar to uniprot|P40312 Saccharomyces cerevisiae YNL111C CYB5 Cytochrome b5), encoding MTSRRYQEKGQEMGRPHQTFTLDEIKSHDSSNDLWMVIYNKVYDVTSFTSKHPGSAEILLDCGGVDATEAFEDVAHSDDAFQMLKPYFIGDLAPADCRKYSSSRNPSSNMDFSNNTQKKEEVPKRQECKLKLPNNFLEKLSIILLIMIATLSVILYLSLQKMKWSCPGLL
- a CDS encoding DEHA2B09218p (weakly similar to uniprot|P40529 Saccharomyces cerevisiae YIL044C AGE2 ADP-ribosylation factor (ARF) GTPase activating protein (GAP) effector), whose translation is MSYYNRNSSSSSSVLPSSRKTHSEKHKQILKQLLKEHANKTCVDCKTATHPRWASWSLGCFMCIRCSGIHRSMGTHISKVKSVDLDAWTDEQVESMIKWGNEKCNIYWESKLPDGYVPDQSKIDNFIRTKYDLKKWVSSTTIPNPLSIKASGSQNAGLTTAQHTSESHKSKNSDLGSADLLSGHSSKIEPHGSLLDDDFGSFTSSPSPKASTPVTSTRNTTALKSNQQRSNSTTQQKLPTENTSDGAGIQSAQSTGGSFSNTRPDLKKSILSLYSSPKSSSSSFIQPQHNSQAQPNMQASVNSLSNSLSGLDFNNSNTSTNFNVSSIPSRTSSASQSASQQPHARPEAQTTNWNNEWTDANESTASLNNQWPNSGSSGTHGAKTTSLNSTNLDDDLFKNVWS
- a CDS encoding DEHA2B09240p (similar to uniprot|P40035 Saccharomyces cerevisiae YER053C PIC2 Mitochondrial phosphate carrier) gives rise to the protein MGSDNLAEAIVQPATDKLKQLSHKVGGSGSGTGSGKKGGIELFSKEYYAACTIGGIIACGPTHSSVTPLDLVKCRRQVDSSLYKSNMQGWKTILKTKGDSIFTGVGATFIGYSFQGAGKYGFYEYFKKTYGDIVGPDYYSKYKTGVFLAASFSAEFLADIALCPWEMIKVKTQTTIPPYASSVWDGWSKITATEGIGGLYKGLIPLWFRQIPYTMVKFASFEKTVEQIYKYLGKKPSDYTPVQQTGVSFLGGYIAGIFCAVISHPADVMVSKINADKKPTESVGQALGRIYNKIGFAGVWNGLPVRIVMIGTLTGFQWLIYDSFKVYVGLPTTGGH
- a CDS encoding DEHA2B09262p (similar to CA0992|IPF11063 Candida albicans IPF11063 unknown function) — its product is MVKYFLKASAELDNVTDLQPIDTTENPFEYTFHIQCTSCRQVHGKPVTINRFEKHEMDGSRGEASFVFRCRECKGEHSASITRTKETVTIEKTGKFVPILEIDARGVEFVEFIPDGQFECRGAETTTRFDDVDLSDGEWYDYDEKANAEVSIIDVKWEVARS
- a CDS encoding DEHA2B09284p (similar to uniprot|P40556 Saccharomyces cerevisiae YIL006W Pvruvate transporter of the mitochondrial inner membrane), yielding MVNRNPRDLEELSLTPIERDFSDRVQGEDLEFWASDEGKYQIIHKENQRNAFSPSKILSKFTATQLVTMSGAASGFLAGVVVCPLDVVKTRFQAHGALAQSTGSLASKKYRGFLGAFKTILREEGLRGLYRGLVPITIGYLPTWTIYFTVYERAKLFYPEFLKSHFNLETHALNHFCSALTAGMTSSIAVNPIWVVKTRLMIQTGSGSTIYNNNAENKSAAQPKVERTYYKGTLDAIRTMYKEEGIRVFYSGLIPSLFGLLHVGIHFPVYEKLKLWLECDLKSASADEQKSTLGRLIAASSVSKMIASTITYPHEILRTRMQIQSSNRNKSDKQKGKLINSIIKIYQKEGLKGFYAGYGVNLIRTVPASAVTLVSFEYFKTYLLEISGKL